The stretch of DNA GGCCTTGCGAAAAGAGCTGAAGCAGCAGTCGGGCGAATATTTTGTCGCCAAAAAAACGCTGTTGGAATTGGCGTTCAAAAAAGCGAAGTTTGAAGGTCTTAACTTAAGAAAGCTGACCGGCCAGATCGCGGTGATTTTCGGTTTCGGCGATGAGGTGGCTCCGGCCAAACTGGTGGCTAAGTATAAAAAATCAAGCGA from Candidatus Margulisiibacteriota bacterium encodes:
- the rplJ gene encoding 50S ribosomal protein L10 → MPKSKKQKLQTLEILNEKIARSKSVVFASFNGLPVKENEALRKELKQQSGEYFVAKKTLLELAFKKAKFEGLNLRKLTGQIAVIFGFGDEVAPAKLVAKYKKSS